A genomic window from Candidatus Denitrolinea symbiosum includes:
- a CDS encoding AAA family ATPase — protein MTPQTEFPSELLSQPPAARVAYFRDKVVAHPLLKETHQQLWQAIQQPAGASLIFVIGPTGVGKTTLRCRLEQQLWEAGQLAMERDPGHIPVVGLEVAVADADSFRWRDYYKRALMALDEPMIDRKMLPHRSPHNEAGSKNSAYKVTSELRWALEQALHHRRPTAFILDEAQHFKRMASGRRLLDQMDTLKSLANLTGITHVLIGTYELLGFAQLSAQLDRRSLEIHFPRYHIDVPEEMLAFKRILLTFQRHLPLTAEPDLVSRAEYFYERSVGCVGVLKDWLTRALAAALENEQQTLTNTVLERQALPSRKLLRMAREIREGEEALAANNLAQRELRALLGMSIESAEQHTTGSSRKVGQRNPVRDPVGES, from the coding sequence ATGACACCCCAGACCGAATTTCCCTCGGAATTACTCTCTCAGCCCCCGGCCGCGCGGGTGGCGTATTTCCGGGACAAGGTGGTTGCTCATCCACTCCTCAAGGAGACCCACCAACAACTCTGGCAGGCCATCCAGCAGCCAGCCGGTGCTTCCCTGATATTTGTGATTGGACCTACTGGCGTGGGAAAGACTACGCTCCGATGCCGATTGGAACAGCAACTTTGGGAGGCTGGACAACTGGCGATGGAACGAGATCCGGGACATATTCCCGTGGTTGGGTTGGAAGTGGCTGTGGCGGACGCCGATAGCTTTCGCTGGCGGGATTACTACAAACGCGCCTTGATGGCTTTGGACGAGCCTATGATCGACCGCAAGATGTTACCCCATCGCTCCCCCCATAACGAAGCAGGATCGAAAAACAGCGCTTATAAAGTTACTTCGGAATTGCGTTGGGCATTGGAGCAAGCCCTGCATCACCGACGACCAACTGCATTCATTCTGGATGAGGCGCAGCACTTCAAACGCATGGCCAGTGGGCGGCGATTGCTTGACCAGATGGACACCCTCAAGTCACTGGCAAACTTAACCGGCATCACTCATGTGCTGATCGGCACCTATGAGCTGCTCGGTTTTGCCCAGTTGAGCGCGCAGCTGGACCGGCGCAGCCTGGAAATCCATTTTCCGCGCTACCACATCGACGTTCCGGAAGAGATGCTGGCTTTCAAGCGCATCTTGTTGACTTTCCAGCGCCATCTGCCTTTAACGGCTGAACCGGATCTGGTGTCTCGGGCCGAATACTTTTACGAACGTTCGGTGGGTTGTGTGGGAGTCCTGAAAGATTGGCTGACGCGTGCGCTGGCTGCGGCCTTGGAAAACGAACAACAAACCCTCACCAACACGGTTTTGGAGCGGCAGGCGTTGCCGAGCCGCAAACTTCTGCGCATGGCACGCGAAATTCGGGAGGGAGAAGAAGCCTTGGCCGCCAACAATCTTGCACAGAGGGAACTGCGTGCCTTGTTGGGAATGTCCATTGAATCTGCTGAGCAACATACCACTGGCTCCTCGCGAAAAGTGGGCCAACGAAATCCGGTGCGCGATCCGGTGGGGGAATCATGA
- a CDS encoding DDE-type integrase/transposase/recombinase yields MLTETELLQLCLHLNLSQQAQQIIAGIRSSPPVRRVRSAAGNVSVRYPSRKMGVIIQAESHRNELAGIYEKEYDPETLEYYDQPSRIKLTYEAKNGRRVGIWHTPDYFVIRSDSIGWEEWKTKEDLLHLAEQMPHRYVREENVWHCPPGEEYAAQFGFFYRVRSSAEIDWVLQRNLLFLEDYLHAKEEAPDEKMVCSTTSLVAEHPGITLQELLAIGQVPSDIVFAMIARGQLYADLRVAPLAEPERVRVFRNLETAQGYAVATSSFSRSNPFVTVALGASVIWDGRSWTIVNLGATETTLLAADDTLINLPQTTFESLIRAGQLTTPADTKISELHSTVQELLSRASPTDFEEANRRYRIIAPWLAGCPINEQNVPMRTIRNWIGKWRTAASRYGCGYVGLLLQYQACGNRRQRIPNSALDVMKAFIANDYETLKQKTKTAVYGALVRKCEEQGVVAPSYKTFTQAIQKRPRVEQVQKRQGKRAAYQHKTFYQELTLTTPRHGDRPFEIGHIDHTLLDIELVCSRTGRNLGRPWGTFLSDAFSRRLLAVTLSFDPPSYRACMMVLRECVQRHGRFPQIIVVDGGRDFESIYFETLLARYECSKKTRPGAQPRFGSICERLFGTTNTRFIYNLLGNTQITRNVRQVTKSVSPQEQACWTLGQFHARLCEWAYEVYDTLEHPALSQSPRDAFAMGIAQGGQRPQRYIPYDEAFRMLTLPTTRKGTAKVMPRLGVKINALCYWSDALLDPEVEKTQVPVRYDPFDAGVAYAFIKGRWVQCLSEHYAIFAGRSEREIQLATAELRKRNQLHSQQFTITARKLADFLTSLEAEEILLEQRLRDAEAREMLSSGQEQPIPARKMGLVEKEVETNPPLEQESRVANEILSSYEDF; encoded by the coding sequence ATGCTCACCGAAACAGAGTTACTTCAACTATGCCTACATCTCAATCTATCTCAACAAGCCCAACAGATCATTGCAGGGATTCGTTCCTCTCCGCCTGTACGGCGCGTGCGCAGTGCGGCAGGAAATGTCAGTGTCCGCTATCCAAGCCGGAAGATGGGCGTCATTATCCAGGCAGAAAGCCATCGAAACGAATTGGCGGGCATCTACGAGAAAGAGTACGACCCGGAGACATTGGAATACTATGATCAACCATCGCGCATCAAGCTGACCTACGAGGCAAAGAACGGGCGGAGAGTAGGTATTTGGCACACTCCAGACTACTTTGTCATTCGAAGCGACAGCATCGGGTGGGAGGAGTGGAAAACGAAAGAAGACTTACTGCATCTGGCAGAGCAAATGCCCCACCGATATGTCCGGGAAGAAAACGTCTGGCATTGCCCGCCAGGCGAAGAATACGCGGCACAATTTGGCTTCTTCTATCGGGTACGGTCGTCTGCCGAGATTGACTGGGTGTTGCAGCGCAATCTCCTATTTCTTGAAGATTACCTTCATGCGAAGGAAGAAGCCCCGGATGAGAAAATGGTTTGTTCAACAACATCATTGGTAGCCGAGCATCCCGGCATAACGCTTCAGGAATTACTTGCAATTGGCCAAGTTCCAAGCGATATCGTTTTTGCCATGATTGCCCGAGGACAACTTTACGCTGATCTGCGCGTTGCTCCTTTGGCTGAACCAGAACGAGTACGTGTTTTTCGAAATTTGGAAACTGCACAGGGTTACGCGGTGGCCACCTCCTCTTTCAGCAGGAGCAATCCTTTTGTAACTGTTGCTCTCGGCGCTTCTGTGATTTGGGATGGTCGCTCCTGGACCATTGTTAACCTCGGCGCCACCGAAACCACCTTGCTGGCTGCGGATGACACCCTGATCAATCTGCCTCAAACAACCTTCGAAAGTTTGATCAGAGCAGGACAGCTAACCACACCTGCAGACACAAAGATTTCGGAATTGCACTCCACGGTTCAAGAATTACTTTCCAGAGCCAGCCCGACTGACTTTGAGGAAGCCAATCGACGCTATCGGATCATTGCCCCTTGGCTGGCCGGTTGTCCAATCAATGAACAGAACGTCCCAATGCGCACGATTCGGAATTGGATCGGAAAATGGCGAACGGCCGCGTCGCGTTACGGGTGTGGATACGTAGGGCTTTTGCTTCAATATCAAGCCTGCGGCAATCGCAGACAGAGAATACCAAACAGCGCTTTGGACGTGATGAAAGCATTCATCGCCAACGACTATGAAACGTTGAAGCAAAAAACGAAGACAGCTGTATATGGCGCCCTGGTGCGCAAATGTGAAGAGCAGGGGGTTGTAGCTCCCAGTTACAAAACATTTACTCAAGCAATCCAAAAACGTCCTCGGGTGGAGCAGGTACAAAAGCGCCAAGGAAAGCGGGCGGCTTATCAACACAAAACCTTCTACCAGGAGTTGACCTTAACCACGCCTCGACATGGAGACCGCCCTTTTGAAATTGGACACATAGATCATACCCTGTTGGATATCGAACTGGTGTGTTCCCGTACAGGACGCAACCTTGGCAGGCCGTGGGGCACTTTCCTGAGCGACGCTTTTTCCCGGCGACTACTGGCCGTGACTTTGTCTTTTGACCCGCCCAGTTATCGCGCCTGCATGATGGTTTTGAGAGAATGTGTGCAACGGCATGGCCGTTTCCCGCAGATCATTGTGGTGGACGGAGGGCGTGATTTTGAAAGCATCTATTTCGAGACACTCCTGGCGCGCTACGAATGCAGCAAGAAAACCCGGCCTGGGGCCCAACCCCGCTTCGGCTCGATCTGCGAGCGTCTGTTTGGAACCACCAACACGCGTTTCATTTACAACCTGCTGGGAAATACACAAATCACTCGCAATGTTCGCCAGGTTACCAAATCGGTGTCCCCCCAGGAGCAAGCTTGCTGGACGCTCGGCCAGTTCCACGCTCGATTATGCGAGTGGGCATACGAAGTCTATGACACGCTTGAGCATCCGGCTTTGAGTCAATCGCCGCGCGATGCTTTTGCAATGGGAATAGCGCAGGGAGGCCAACGACCACAGCGATACATCCCATACGACGAAGCCTTTCGCATGCTGACTCTGCCCACCACCCGCAAGGGAACGGCCAAAGTGATGCCGCGTTTGGGAGTCAAGATCAATGCCCTGTGCTATTGGTCTGATGCTCTCTTGGACCCGGAGGTGGAGAAGACGCAAGTCCCGGTTCGTTACGATCCCTTTGACGCCGGGGTGGCTTATGCCTTCATCAAAGGGCGCTGGGTGCAGTGTCTTTCCGAACATTATGCGATCTTTGCCGGGCGTTCCGAACGGGAAATCCAACTGGCAACAGCCGAACTGCGGAAGCGGAATCAGCTTCACAGCCAGCAATTTACGATCACGGCCCGCAAACTTGCTGATTTCCTGACTTCCTTGGAAGCCGAAGAAATCCTGCTGGAACAACGTTTGCGGGATGCTGAGGCGCGCGAGATGCTTTCATCCGGCCAGGAACAGCCGATTCCCGCCAGGAAAATGGGGCTCGTTGAGAAGGAAGTGGAAACCAATCCGCCTCTTGAACAAGAATCCCGAGTTGCGAATGAAATCTTGAGCAGTTATGAGGATTTTTAG
- a CDS encoding Flp family type IVb pilin has translation MFKLFQRFLREESGQDFAEYALILGAIGVVAIAVIARYRNELQAAFEAGIEALRMARGG, from the coding sequence ATGTTCAAACTGTTCCAGCGTTTTCTTCGTGAAGAGAGCGGTCAGGACTTTGCCGAATACGCCCTGATCCTGGGCGCCATCGGCGTGGTGGCGATCGCCGTCATCGCCCGTTACCGCAACGAACTGCAGGCCGCCTTCGAAGCAGGCATCGAAGCTCTGCGCATGGCGCGCGGCGGATAG
- a CDS encoding pilus assembly protein, with product MVRIKEKGQAMAEFALMIPVLILLLFGMTFAAFYAFRSASVDWGVFITGVASGSYNTLATGLASESVLWPDLSSRIDSGPGGSRQVRSLIAVEDSRDWVFGIRLLEAQRAETFFRLWRFYPGPPSGVIE from the coding sequence ATGGTCCGCATTAAGGAAAAGGGGCAGGCGATGGCCGAGTTCGCACTGATGATCCCGGTCCTGATCCTGCTCCTGTTCGGCATGACCTTCGCCGCCTTCTATGCCTTCCGCTCCGCGTCCGTCGATTGGGGCGTGTTCATCACGGGCGTCGCGAGCGGGTCATACAACACGCTTGCCACCGGCCTTGCCAGCGAGTCTGTGTTGTGGCCGGATCTGTCGAGCCGCATTGATTCCGGTCCGGGCGGCTCGCGCCAAGTGCGTTCGCTGATTGCGGTGGAGGACTCACGCGACTGGGTCTTCGGCATTCGCCTGCTTGAGGCACAACGCGCCGAGACCTTCTTCCGCCTGTGGCGCTTCTATCCCGGGCCTCCCAGTGGAGTCATCGAATGA
- a CDS encoding DNA polymerase I: MDERIGWLLDVYAGQDEGLVLWLLTDDDQRLQLRMKLPITFYAAGEFATLRQAWIHLKDKNVKLERATRRDLFLGEREVMAVTLSNPSALPVLFADLSRQFPALDYYDADIPLSLRFIAQTNAHLLGKSRVVLDNEMIQAIQPLDSPWEIEPAPLPLRILTLCPDVNPAIHKPKYIHVQHKQRKYNLPLEPTRAFLISLKADLQRLDPDLILTDYGDTWLFPQLEAWAKECGIEFNPNRDETREVLKRRADSYFAYGQVVYRGAQAHLFGRWHIDRRNAMSFGEYGLEGAMEQARVTGLGVQEMARKSPGAGITAMQMLTALRNGVMIPVQKQQVEGTKTLIELIRADHGGLIYQPLIGVHGQVAQIDFSSMYPAIMVKHNISPETVGKENASEGLIPKTLLPLVQKRLALKNLLLELDPRDCRADILKARAAALKWLLVVCFGYLGYKNARFGKIESHEAVTAVSRELMLQAKETAEDMGFTVLHMYVDCLFVQQEGFERPSDFTPLMEAIVEKTGIPIALEGVFKWVAFLSSKRDKRVPVPNQYFGAFLDGTLKYRGIELRRRDTTTWVRKAQLTVLNILAQADSPGDMSDYLPTVITYIERAKRDLRAGRVPLEDLVIRQKLSRVLDGYKTPSPAARAARQLQMIGREIAPGQSIDFLFTRDGVHAWELGETLDVRRVDVQRYCALLERAMRTVLDPWEVQDDAWRLI, translated from the coding sequence ATGGATGAACGAATCGGCTGGTTGTTGGATGTGTACGCAGGCCAGGATGAAGGACTCGTTCTCTGGTTGCTTACTGATGATGACCAACGCTTGCAATTACGCATGAAACTCCCCATCACATTTTATGCGGCGGGAGAGTTTGCAACCTTGCGTCAGGCATGGATTCACCTGAAAGACAAGAATGTCAAACTGGAACGTGCCACACGCCGCGATCTCTTTTTGGGGGAACGCGAGGTGATGGCGGTTACCCTTTCCAACCCTTCTGCCTTGCCAGTTTTGTTTGCTGATCTATCTCGTCAATTCCCGGCCCTGGATTACTATGATGCCGACATCCCCCTCAGCCTGCGGTTCATCGCACAGACAAACGCCCATCTCTTGGGAAAGAGCCGCGTCGTTCTAGACAACGAAATGATTCAAGCTATCCAACCCTTGGACTCCCCTTGGGAGATCGAGCCCGCACCGCTTCCCTTGCGTATCCTGACTCTCTGCCCGGATGTCAACCCAGCTATTCACAAGCCGAAATATATCCATGTTCAACACAAACAAAGGAAATACAACCTGCCCCTCGAACCCACGCGCGCCTTCCTAATCAGCCTGAAAGCCGACCTGCAGCGCCTAGACCCCGACCTGATCCTGACCGACTACGGTGACACCTGGCTCTTTCCTCAATTGGAAGCATGGGCAAAGGAATGTGGGATCGAGTTCAATCCCAATCGCGATGAAACCAGAGAAGTCCTGAAACGCCGGGCAGACAGTTACTTTGCCTACGGACAGGTGGTTTATCGCGGCGCACAGGCGCACTTGTTCGGACGTTGGCACATCGACCGCCGCAACGCCATGTCGTTCGGGGAATATGGTTTGGAAGGGGCGATGGAACAAGCGCGCGTCACCGGGCTGGGCGTGCAGGAGATGGCGCGCAAGTCCCCTGGGGCTGGAATCACAGCCATGCAGATGCTCACCGCCCTGCGAAACGGCGTGATGATCCCGGTTCAAAAACAACAGGTGGAAGGGACGAAAACCTTGATCGAACTGATCCGCGCCGATCACGGCGGCTTGATCTACCAACCCTTGATCGGCGTTCACGGCCAAGTCGCGCAGATCGATTTCTCATCCATGTATCCGGCCATCATGGTAAAGCACAATATTTCGCCGGAGACAGTTGGCAAAGAGAACGCGTCGGAGGGATTGATTCCAAAGACATTGCTACCGTTGGTGCAAAAACGCCTGGCGTTGAAGAACCTGCTGTTGGAACTCGACCCGCGCGATTGCCGCGCTGACATTCTCAAGGCGCGCGCCGCGGCGCTTAAGTGGCTGCTCGTAGTGTGCTTTGGCTATCTGGGATACAAGAACGCCCGCTTTGGGAAGATCGAATCCCATGAGGCGGTGACGGCCGTCAGCCGCGAGTTGATGTTGCAGGCCAAGGAGACTGCCGAAGATATGGGCTTCACGGTCTTGCACATGTACGTGGATTGCCTGTTTGTGCAACAGGAAGGCTTCGAGCGCCCGTCTGATTTCACCCCGCTGATGGAAGCCATCGTGGAGAAGACCGGCATTCCCATTGCCTTGGAGGGCGTCTTCAAATGGGTGGCGTTTCTTTCATCGAAACGGGATAAACGCGTGCCGGTCCCCAACCAGTACTTTGGCGCGTTTCTAGATGGGACACTCAAATATCGCGGCATTGAACTGCGGCGGCGTGATACCACCACCTGGGTGCGCAAGGCGCAACTGACTGTTTTGAACATCCTGGCTCAGGCAGATTCGCCGGGGGATATGTCGGATTACCTTCCAACCGTAATTACATATATCGAACGCGCCAAACGCGATCTGCGCGCCGGTCGCGTTCCTTTGGAAGATCTGGTTATCCGCCAGAAGTTGAGTCGCGTATTGGATGGCTACAAAACTCCCTCGCCTGCGGCGCGTGCCGCGCGGCAGTTGCAAATGATTGGCCGGGAGATCGCTCCCGGCCAATCCATCGATTTTCTATTTACCCGCGACGGCGTCCACGCTTGGGAATTGGGAGAGACGCTGGATGTTAGAAGGGTGGATGTTCAACGCTATTGCGCTTTGCTGGAGCGAGCCATGCGGACCGTGCTCGATCCGTGGGAGGTGCAGGATGATGCATGGCGGTTGATATGA
- a CDS encoding helix-turn-helix transcriptional regulator has translation MTPEHLFYYNPGDMSIWDRFLYLIGKRSTPGPRTYHVDVSESLQVTLSTLASDEGRPEHELIPELLNAGLNQYTANERLWNKWERLSPREKDVAAFVCLGYTNREIAARLSISPETVKSRFQNVLRKLNLHKRAELRVMLAHWDFSAWQK, from the coding sequence TTGACGCCAGAACACTTGTTCTACTATAATCCCGGCGATATGTCTATCTGGGATCGCTTCCTGTACCTGATAGGCAAGCGTTCCACGCCCGGCCCTCGTACCTATCATGTGGATGTCAGCGAAAGTTTGCAGGTCACCCTATCCACCCTCGCCTCAGACGAAGGCCGTCCTGAACACGAGCTGATTCCCGAACTCCTGAACGCTGGCCTAAACCAATACACCGCCAACGAACGGCTGTGGAACAAATGGGAACGTCTCTCGCCGCGCGAGAAGGATGTGGCCGCATTCGTTTGCCTGGGTTATACCAATCGTGAGATTGCAGCGCGGTTAAGCATATCCCCCGAAACAGTGAAATCGCGTTTTCAAAACGTATTACGAAAACTGAACCTGCACAAGCGCGCGGAATTGCGGGTCATGCTGGCGCACTGGGACTTTAGCGCCTGGCAAAAATAA